The genomic region GGCGAAGACGACCTGACGCGCGCCGAAGCAGCCGAAGCCAAGGCGCTTGGGCTGCGCTATTATGGCGTCCCCATGCCGGGCCTCAGCCGCCCGACAGATGCACAAGTCAAGCAGGTGATGGCCATCCTTGATGACCAGGAGAACGGGCCGGTCTTCATCCACTGCAAGCACGGCTCTGACCGCACCGGGACGATCATCGCTTGCTACCGGATTGCTAAAGAAAAATGGACGGGTGAGCGCGCCATCGCCGAAGCTCGGCAGTATGGCATGAGTTGGGTGGAGGTCGGGATGAGGGATTACATCGCCGACTACGCCCGCCAGACGCTTGAGAAGGCGAATCAAGTGAAAGCCGAGACCAACCGATAACTCGGTTCTCGGGAGATTTCTCGACCGCGGGCCGGAAGATGCCGGTCCGCATAGACTTCTACCACCTTGAGGAACTGACGGCGCTCCCCAGATTGAGGAGCGCCGTTGTTTATTGCGCGAGTAGATTCCCGCCGCTTCCCTCAATTCAATGCCTGCCGAACAGTTCATGAATGACGTTCGACAGTCCCCGGTAGGCGACGTGCAATCCGAAGCGCCCGAAGGTGCTGCTGACCGTGCGGTCATCCGGGCGCGACCACACGTTTGATATGCCTGCCGTCACCAGCCCGCCGGCAAAAAACGAGGCGTTGAACTGGTTGTGGCCGTTGTCGCCCTGCGTGATGAAGACGCGGCTGACGGCATACGTGATGCGCGCGAAGCCGTGCTTATCGGAACGGAAGTAACGCGGGTCCTGGTGAAAGGCGGCGGCGAAGGCGAATTTCTCGAAAAAGTTGGCCGTCGCCCGAAACGCGAAGCTGCGCGCCGCATGCGTCGCCGAATCGGCCAGGAAGTCGCCGGCACTCATGTGACGCCCGTGGTCATTGTCAGTCGCCTCGCTGAAGACGCCCGAAAGCACCGACAGCGCGTAAGGCATCGGGGACCCGAACGAGCTATGTAGCGAATACTTGAATTTCTGTCCCGGCGTCAACGGCGTCTGTGGCGTCGCTGATGAACCCGCTTGCCCTGTATTGCCCGCCGTCGTGCGACTCCCCCTGTCGTCAGCCGCGCTGAAAACCACGGGTTGACCTTGAGGTGCCGGCGCCGTTGCCTGCGTGCCTGTCACCTCCTGCGCTGCCGACTCCTGCCCAGTTGCCTGAGATGTACCAGCTTGCGGCGCTGGGGCCG from Blastocatellia bacterium harbors:
- a CDS encoding dual specificity protein phosphatase family protein, coding for MKSRLNRFSASVVALALLVSISVAQTEVRYKELPNFRKVQDHLYRGGQPGPGGLKKLAEMGIKTVVNLRGEDDLTRAEAAEAKALGLRYYGVPMPGLSRPTDAQVKQVMAILDDQENGPVFIHCKHGSDRTGTIIACYRIAKEKWTGERAIAEARQYGMSWVEVGMRDYIADYARQTLEKANQVKAETNR